The sequence TTCTTTCTTCGCTTCCTCCTTGTAGACTATCCGCGGGTCTGTCGTGACGTCATAGATGGTCACGGGCCTGCCGTCGAGGGCATCGGCAACACTCCTTTCGGCGTCAACGGGTCCCTTGTTCAGATAGGTCTCGCTGAGCCCATAGGAAGCGACAAGTTCCAGCCGTCTGCGGGCAGGGTCGAGGAGTCGTATGGTCGCCGCATCGGTACTCATGGCATTCGCTGTGCTCCTCACGGTCAGATCCATCACCTCCTGAAGACTGAGCATGGAACTGACTGCCTTCGCTATCTCCTGGAGGACAGTGAGGTACTTAGCCTCCTTGTACTGCCGCTCAAACATCCTCGCGTTCTCGATGGCCGTGCCGCACTCTTCTGCCAGGGCTGAAGCGAAGTCGATATCTTCCTTGCTGAAGTGCCTCGGCGTATTTGTAAGAAGTCTCATGACCCCAATGAGCCTGCTCCTCGCTATGATTGGAAGGGCAAGCATGCTCTTGATCCCTTCCTCAGCAGCCTCCTTCTGGTAATAGATCCGTTCGTCAGAGGTGACATCGTAAATGGCGACGGGCTTTTCCTGCAACGTCTCCTGAATCGTCTCCTCCATGTCGACAGGCCCTCTCGAAAGATACCGCTCGCTGAGACCATGGGAGGCAACGAGTTCAAGCCGTTTCCCTGCCTCGTCGAGTAGCCGTATCGTCACGGCCTTGAGGTTCATGACTTCAGGCAGCGTTCTTACGATCATGTCGAGGACCTCATTGAGCTGGAGAGATGAGCTGACCGCCTTGGTCACCTGCTGAAAGACCCTGAGGTATTCCTTCTCTTTCGAGACCGTCTTTTCGAAGACCCTGGCGTTGACGATTGCGATAGCGGCCTGTTCGGCTATTGCTGCAACGAACTTCAGGTCCTCTCCCGAGTATCCGACGGGTTCGGACGTGTACATCCTCAGGACCCCGATGATCTCGTCACCGGAACGGAGCGGGATCGAAAGGATGCTCCGTATACCCTCGTCGATCGCCTCGCTCCGATACCTGGCGTTCTCATCTGCGGTAATGTCATAGATGGAGACAGGCTTTCCCGCCAGTGCATCCGTGATGCTCCCGTCATATTCAACCGGCCCCTTGTTGGCATATCTCTCGCTCAGGCCGTGATACGCAACGAGCTCGAGCCGGTGCGTGTCGGTGTTCAGGAGCCTCAGAGAACTCGCCCTGACGTTCATGACCTTCACAACGTTCGAAACGATGAGGTTCAGAACCTCTTTGAGCGAGAGGCTTGCGCTGATCGCCTTGCAGACATTCTGATAGCTTTCGAGGTATACCCTCTTCGAGAATATCTTTTCAGCACAGGCAGGACACATGGAATGGGTGAACTCGCCGAGGCCCGTTCTCGCAAAATAGGCTTCGATATCCTCCCAGACTTCGCCTGTCCGCATCTTCTTGCACCATCCGCAGATCGGTATGAGCCTGTCCCTGTTGCCTCGGTCCAATCGGTACCCCTTTCACTCTCCGGTATTATTTTACCCTTTCTCCTTCCATTTTTTTGGCTGAACAGCCACGATTGCTCTATTAATTGTTTTAATAAAACTATTGATCCAGGGATAACGCTGTTCTCCTGTTCTCCACCCTCGTCGGAGCGTGATAGGCATGACCTTTCCTATGGTATAATGGAGCATGTCGGAAAGCATCAATTACAACAATTTCAGCGAGGAAGAGGATCGGCTGTACAAGAAAAACATAGAGATGATCCGGTCGAGCATCAGGGATGGAGTAAAATTCGATCTTGCCTGTGAGTTTGTCCCTCGTGAGGACAAACAGTTGCGAGATCTCATCGTCGACGATGCCCTCAAGATCCAGATTGCCGAGATGCACTACGGGACAGGGCTCTCGCTCCTTGACGTATCAAAGAGACTTGGGGTTTCTATGGAACGACTTCTGAAGGCGAACACGGAGATGATGGAAGATGTCATGAATAGCGCCGCAGAATTTGGGAGGAGACAGTCCGGGGGTTCCGAGCCGCTCATGCACTAAGCCGCTCATGAAACGGGTGACCCTCTTTACCTTAAGCACCTGTCCTGTCTGTAAGCGGGTAAAGACGTTCCTTGACGATCATGGGATACCATACAGCCAGATCGAGGTCGATACCCTCGACAGTGGCGAACAGTGGCTTATGACAAAGGAGCTCATGAAGCATAACCCGCAGGGAACGTATCCGACCGTCGTTATCGAAGAAGTTATCAGGGGATACGACCTTGAAGCCCTCAAAGCGAAACTCCTGGATGGATCACGAGAATAGCTTTCGCCGGGGAATGAAGAGTCATGACACGTGATAAACTTTATGAGACCCTCCAGAGATATGCCAAATCTCAGGGTATGGAGTTAAACAACGACAGGGATTTTGTCCTGGATATTATCAGCGGCCTCCTCAAGAACGAGGAACGGTACGGATACCGCAGTTGTCCCTGCCGCCTCGGGACGGGCATCAGCGATCGCGATGAGGACATCATCTGCCCGTGCAGGTACCGGGATGATGACGTCCGGGAGTACGGGGCTTGCTATTGCTCACTTTACGTCTCACCTTCATGGAATGAGGGGAAGACTCCCCATGCAATCGTGCCGGAACGAAGACCCCTAAGGAGATAAGAAGATGGAAGACGAGTCACCATGCAATCCCCTCTTTGATATACCGGGCCTCAAGGACATAAAAGAGACCCCTGACATCGTCAAAAAGATCAGGTGGGAGTCGACCCCCCGGATGGTCATGGAGCCCCGATACCTCCAGAACAAGGAAGATCTGGAGAAGCTCAAGGAGATCGCCGGATATATGTTCTATATTGAGACGCAATGCGAGCCTCCTGCGCTCATGCTCATGAAAGTCGGACAGACCGACATCGCCTCTACGGTAGGGATTATACAAGAAATCCCGCCAGAGCTCATAGAGAGGGCGATAGAGAACCCCGTGGACAAACCGGAAAACGGCATGTACGCGATCACGGAAGAGATCAAGGAGTGGCTGAAGAAGGCCCTGGGGGTCTAAGGGGGTGGGAGTCAAAACTCCGCCAGGCAGACACCTCCGATCGTCATTGAATTCCATCCGAAAGCAAGACCTTTTATAGACAGAGGTCAGGGGAAAGTTCCTTCCTGAACTGTGCGCCTACGCTTCCCTTTAAGAAATTATCGAGTAGTATTGGAAATCAGTCTCAATTTCATTTGGACAATTATTTGTGAACAATGGTAAACTCTTTTATGCATAACAGAAAACTGCCAAGGATGCTGATAAACACGGACGTTATCATAAATGGCTCTATTAGGGGATTGGCTTTTGACATCAGTGAAAAGGGCATATATGTCCATAACTCCGAAATCAACTTTAAAGAAAAAGATGTAATTGATGTAACCTTTGACATCGGACACAACTTCATTAATACAAAGGCTATAGTAAGGCATGTGCACCCGGGTTTTGGCATCGGTGTCAAGTTCATAAATATGCCCCCTCAAATGTCCGACGTCCTAAAAGAGTTTCTCAGTTCTTCACAGTTCGAGTTAATCGATAAGGTTCGTAAAACTGTTC is a genomic window of Thermodesulfovibrionales bacterium containing:
- a CDS encoding GAF domain-containing protein, with the protein product MDRGNRDRLIPICGWCKKMRTGEVWEDIEAYFARTGLGEFTHSMCPACAEKIFSKRVYLESYQNVCKAISASLSLKEVLNLIVSNVVKVMNVRASSLRLLNTDTHRLELVAYHGLSERYANKGPVEYDGSITDALAGKPVSIYDITADENARYRSEAIDEGIRSILSIPLRSGDEIIGVLRMYTSEPVGYSGEDLKFVAAIAEQAAIAIVNARVFEKTVSKEKEYLRVFQQVTKAVSSSLQLNEVLDMIVRTLPEVMNLKAVTIRLLDEAGKRLELVASHGLSERYLSRGPVDMEETIQETLQEKPVAIYDVTSDERIYYQKEAAEEGIKSMLALPIIARSRLIGVMRLLTNTPRHFSKEDIDFASALAEECGTAIENARMFERQYKEAKYLTVLQEIAKAVSSMLSLQEVMDLTVRSTANAMSTDAATIRLLDPARRRLELVASYGLSETYLNKGPVDAERSVADALDGRPVTIYDVTTDPRIVYKEEAKKE
- a CDS encoding glutaredoxin family protein — encoded protein: MKRVTLFTLSTCPVCKRVKTFLDDHGIPYSQIEVDTLDSGEQWLMTKELMKHNPQGTYPTVVIEEVIRGYDLEALKAKLLDGSRE
- a CDS encoding PilZ domain-containing protein, encoding MHNRKLPRMLINTDVIINGSIRGLAFDISEKGIYVHNSEINFKEKDVIDVTFDIGHNFINTKAIVRHVHPGFGIGVKFINMPPQMSDVLKEFLSSSQFELIDKVRKTVLLAVNDARSRSLYKMNLMQGGFTVLEAANGQETLESLQLRKPDILVMEMHAGGLNAVKILQ
- a CDS encoding ferredoxin-thioredoxin reductase catalytic domain-containing protein, which encodes MTRDKLYETLQRYAKSQGMELNNDRDFVLDIISGLLKNEERYGYRSCPCRLGTGISDRDEDIICPCRYRDDDVREYGACYCSLYVSPSWNEGKTPHAIVPERRPLRR